In the Corynebacterium anserum genome, GTGGATGAGGAGGAGGCAAGCAAAGGGCTCACTGATGGTAAGTACTTTGTTACCGTAACCATTCCCGAGGATTTTTCTCGTGCCGTAACCTCGATTGGAACGGACACACCGCGCCGTGGTCTATTGGAAGTCAACTATAACGATGCAAGCGGTTCTACAGCTCGGCAAATTGTGGAAAGAATCGTTCAGAATCTGCGTGAATCTGTTTCTTCGTCAATCGGGGCTCAAGCAGCTGATAAGCTGTTCGGTTCCATCGATCAGATATCTGAAGGCGTAGACAAGGCTGCCAATGGATCTGGCCAAATCAACGATGGGGCACAGAAACTCAATACCTCTGTGCGAGACGAGTTAGCTCCGGGAGCTAATAAGCTTAAAGATAGTGTGCAAAATCAGCTAGCTCCCGGCGCAAAAGAGCTGTCAGATGGAATTAATAACCAGCTGGTTCCAGGTGTGACACGACTTAATAGCTCCGTGCGGGATGAGCTTGCACCAGGTGCGTCGAAATTGGCCGATGGAAACCGCCAATTAGCTACGGGCATGGAGCAACTGAATGGTTCTGTCGCGGCTTTACGGGAAAGTCCAGTAGCGATGTCAATCCCACAGGTCCGAGAACTGGTAGACGGAGTGGAGAAGCTGAATGCAGGAGCCGCTCAAACAGCAGCAGGCGCTGAGAAACTGAGTAATGGCATCAACCAACAGCTGCTTCCAGGAACTGAACAGCTGCAAACATCGGTGACCACATCGTTAGCCCCAGGAGCTCAAAAACTGTCTGATGGCATTAACGATCAACTCGTTCCCGGAGTAAGTAAGCTCGCTGATGGTATCAGTACACAACTAGTAGATGGCACTGGAAAGTTGGCCGCAGGCACTAGCGAACTTAGCCATGGCCTCAACGATGCATCTGGTCAAATCCCTCGTTATAACCCTGAACAAGCGCAGAATAACGGCAGTGTCATTGTTAACCCAGTGGGTGTCAACGAAAACTGGATCTATCAACAAAAGAATAACGGTGAGGGGATGGCACCGTATTTTGCAGCGTTGGCATTATTTATTGGGGCGATCTTCACGTGGCAGGCTCTACGCCCATTATCTCGTCGTGCGCTTGTCGCTCGCGTGAGTGCATTCCGAGCACTCATGCATAGCCTGGCACCAGGTTTGCTGCTTTCCAGTGTGCAGGCGGTTCTGCTTGTCACTGTGGCGGCACTTGTGTTCCACCTGCCCGTCAATAGGTGGATTCCCGCTTTTGGCATTTTGCTACTAGCGGGGTGGATGTTTACAGCTTTGCAACAAATGTTTGCCATTTGGTTGGGTAACGCGCCGGGTCGCTTACTTTCCATCATCTTCTTGCTCGTGAACTTGGGTTCTGCAGGCGGAACCTATCCTCTGCAAACTTTGCCGGAAGGTTTAAGGTCCATTGGCCCCGTGTTGCCCTTCTACCATGTTGTTCAAGGCCTGAGAGAGGCAATGATTGGAGCAATAGGTTCGGACTATTGGTCTGCGCTGTCCTATCTTGGCATCGGATTAGTTGTATGCATTGCGTTGAGCATGTTTGGCGCAAGCCAACGCAAGGTATTCACTATGAGGCAACTGCGCCCGGTCATCCCCACGGCTTAAACAAGCGTAGGTAGGCGCTGTAGTTGAGAAAGGCAAAAATGCTGGATCGTTGTAGTTTAAGGTGATTGAAAAATGACAACGGATACTTACCTTCGCACCGCCACCGAAACGCCACGGGTGACTGACTTGATAGTCACTATCGGCGGATCGTGCATTGAAGGCACAGCGGAGGATCGCCGCCAAATTTTGCTGGACGCCCTAGATGGAGATGAATTCGATACAAAAGAGCGCATTACTCTAGCAGCTGTCAACCTGGTGTTGAGCCAAGGTGTTCACGCCGCACCCATCGACGCAATTGCGACACAAGCTCGAGTATCTAAAGGAGCAGTGTTTTACACCTTTGGTTCCCGCGATAAATTGATCATGCATGTGCTTGCCACATTGGTCGATGTACTGGCACTGTCCATGGCAGAGGCTCGTGGGGGATTGCGTGGACGAGAAGCCTTGGAGGGAGTTATTC is a window encoding:
- a CDS encoding YhgE/Pip family protein yields the protein MSSHRKFARGKTSRLWHGNSEIRRFRAFPAMLGVVLLIPLFYGGIFLWSMWNPVDNVNNMPVAVVNEDQGAETPDHENLNAGQKIVDNLHNNDRVDWRFVDEEEASKGLTDGKYFVTVTIPEDFSRAVTSIGTDTPRRGLLEVNYNDASGSTARQIVERIVQNLRESVSSSIGAQAADKLFGSIDQISEGVDKAANGSGQINDGAQKLNTSVRDELAPGANKLKDSVQNQLAPGAKELSDGINNQLVPGVTRLNSSVRDELAPGASKLADGNRQLATGMEQLNGSVAALRESPVAMSIPQVRELVDGVEKLNAGAAQTAAGAEKLSNGINQQLLPGTEQLQTSVTTSLAPGAQKLSDGINDQLVPGVSKLADGISTQLVDGTGKLAAGTSELSHGLNDASGQIPRYNPEQAQNNGSVIVNPVGVNENWIYQQKNNGEGMAPYFAALALFIGAIFTWQALRPLSRRALVARVSAFRALMHSLAPGLLLSSVQAVLLVTVAALVFHLPVNRWIPAFGILLLAGWMFTALQQMFAIWLGNAPGRLLSIIFLLVNLGSAGGTYPLQTLPEGLRSIGPVLPFYHVVQGLREAMIGAIGSDYWSALSYLGIGLVVCIALSMFGASQRKVFTMRQLRPVIPTA